The following is a genomic window from Theobroma cacao cultivar B97-61/B2 chromosome 10, Criollo_cocoa_genome_V2, whole genome shotgun sequence.
CTACGAAAGGGaaggaggggggggggggggggaggggCGCGGGTGGAGAGTAGTGTGCTGTGAGTTGAGGAGTTGGAAATCGCTGGTTCCTATGCTCGCCTTGCTGATTCTTTTTTGCTCCGTCCTTCTGGGCAATGCAGTTTTGTGGTTCATGTGCATTCCATGCTTTGGTGGTGCGTCGCAAGCTCTCCGAGGGCGTCGCCAAGGGACTTTTGTCTTGGGTCGTGGTGACCATCGAGCTGTTTTTCTGTGATGTTGCGGTTCTTGTTTCCCTTGTTGGGTCACCTTGCTCCTGAGGCTTTTCTGCTTTGATGGATGAGTGGCAGGGAGTCTACGGTGAGTGGTCTCCTTTCCTTGGTGATCCAGCTGCTCTGGTGAGGTTTCACCCTTGGTCTGGTTTCTTCTGGGCGTTTGGCTTTAGCGGTTTTGTTGGGTCAATCTCCCAGACGTGGAATTGGGGGGCTATCCTGCTAGATTTGGCTGATTTGATGCCCTTCTTCGACATGTCTGCTTTTCTGTGGTTCTTTCATGCTGTTTTCTTGTGAATGAGCCGTGACTCATTGGATTTTTTCGTCAACGGGTGCCAACACGATGGTGCTTTTGGTTCTTATATGTGATCTTGGGTTGGTTTGCCATCTGCAATCTGTCCAAAGGGGTTAGGGGAtttcctttgatttttttctcgTGTAACGGGGTACACAGGAGGGATCCGGGTTGTTTTTTCATTGGAAACCCGCTTTGTCCCAAGGGGGCTGTTTTGCTGGCATTTAAGTGACAGGTTTCTTAATTGTACATATTTTCCGAGCCATTACCATCTTTTTATGCCATGGAAAGTCTCCTGTAGCACCTGCGGGAGACTCGAAGATGACATAATGGTAATGAAGGCAACAAAAGCACcctccttttaaaaaaaaaagcagtaCTTATCTTTAATTGATTGCATATGGTATAATTACTTGTGGATAAAATAACAACATAtaatttattcaataaaaaccTTTTACAAAAGAAACCAACACAACTGCAGATAATAACACAAAGCTTATTGCTGCATTCGCACAAcaaaacatttatttatttatttattgatacTATGAAACAAGCATCACTCTCGTACCTAAAATCTTGTTCAATTAATTCAACATGTCGAGCTAAGGCGGATTCAATCATAcgactttttttctttgttttcccctaaaaaaaaaatcctcaaGAAGACGACTTTAAGTGATCAAGCGCGTTAGTTAGGATTGGTGCTATGACTCCAATTATGGGGGTATTCTTAATACTTGTAATCTGTTCACTGATGGGATGACCGGTTTTGCAGGATGTTGCAAAACCTTCACAATTGTTACCGAAAAGGTCATAGCCgccaaaattattgtttacaTGGAACGCCTCGGCAATCTCCACAACTGTTTCAGGTGGGAAACAAGCGGCAGTGCTGCCGGTGCCAGGCATTTTCACCAGCTTTTCAAACTTGTGTTCTTCATACTGGTAAAGATGAAGCGACTTACTTGAAAAAAGACGGCGTGATAGGAAGCAATCAAGGCAGGTTTTGATGACTCCAAGGTGCACGTTCTTCTGATATCCACATGTTTCACAAAGGGGTTTGTCCTTGGAGGCTCCCTTGTTGCTTTTAGTTTGGATGAAATGAATGACACGACTGTCGCCTACAAATATTCCTGCATACATTGGGAGCAAGCATCCGGTGAATTTGATAGGTTTAGAAACAATCTTTATAGTTTCAACTTTTCTCATATAATACTTGAACCACAAGAGAGtgtataattaataaaataaaaaagaaagaaaacggACCATGATGGCTGTAAAGACGAATAAACCTATAGGCGTATATATGATCTCCTGTTTTGAGTCTAGAGCTGTCTATTCTATGAGTAAACAGTCGCTCGATTCTCTTCATTTCTGAAACTTACAAATTCTTCTCTCTCTGTCTGGTTTATGCAGGACCTCTGAAATCTGAGTGGAAAATATTATATAGGAGTAGCAAACATGAACAAGAAACCTTGTGGAAAATATTGCATGCATCCTGTACCGATAgcaaacaaggaaaagaaaccGCGTGGAAAATATTGCATGAAACCGCGTGGAAAATATTGCATGCATCCTGTACCAATGACTTGGTTACATCCTTTGTCACACGTCAGTGCATCTACGTCAGTGCATCTACGTCAGTGACTTGGttaatcaaatatattaattcaGCGATTGATGTAGAGaagtaattttaatatttaatattttttatttagtttttagtatttagtatttttaggattattttattttattttatttgaacaaCAAGTAAATATGGGTTtgagaatttatttttcttgtactCTAAGAAAGTCTAAGGTAGCatacttctttattttaatttactttatttacaCTCCAAGTTTAAGTTAAGTAGGATTAGACTATTATAAACATCATACTTAGGCTTAGTTATTAGAcaacttatttttttgaattattgaacaatattatattttctctcaaattttgaGTGTAAGTGTATATGTTTGAAACTTGGTTGTTAATTTTAAAGGCTATGTCGAGTACTAGACTTTGTTTTCACGCTAACTCACTGCATCAATTGGTATCAAAGTAAGAAAAACTTGCCCAATCTAATGATAGGTGACCCAGTTATAGTAAGCGGCGGTTCTCATGGTGAAGATCATTGGAACCAAGACCTTACGATCTACAATGCAAGATCAAGAGGTGGCATTGAGAGCTTTGGAGCAACAAATGGATCTCAAATTCCAATGTTTGGAACAAAGATTTGAAGAAATTGTAGATTGATTTAATGCTCTAAGCATATATGCCAACAGAAACCGAGATGACGAAAGGCCACGTACCAGAGATAATGTAGCTCGTGGACTACCTATCAGTAGACCTATTTCTACAAATGGGCATAGACAACAGGTCTACATgaaagatttagatgaagaagatgattATTTTGCACAACCTATGAGATACAATGGACATAATGATTATGGTGATCGAGATACCAAAGATTTCATATTAAAGGCGGATATTCCTTACTTTAATGGAAATTTAAACATTGAAGAATTTTTGGATTGGATTACAAAAATAGACagattttttgaatttatggaAATTCCAGAAGGAAAAAGGGTGAGACTTGTCATTTATAGATTAAAAGGTGGAGCTTCTGCATGGTGGGAAAGGTTATAGTTCAGAAGAAATCGTGAAAGGAAAGCACCAATTAGAACCTAGTACAAGATGAAGCAACTATTACAAAAGGATTTTCTTCCTCCCGATTATAAGCAGATTTTGTTCTAGAAGTACCAAAGATGCCATCAAGGTCAGAAAACTGAACATGAGTATACTGCGAAATTTATGAGATTGGCATAAAGGAATAACTTGAGGGAAACCGGAGGGCAACAAGTTGCTAGATATCTTGAAGGGTTAAAGCCAATTACTAGAGAAAAGATAAGGATACAGGTATtgcataatttatttaaagcatgaaatattaatttaaaggCTGAACTGATGTTGTAGGAAAAGAATAGACCTAATTATTCTCACAAAAGTTACAATGGGGATAATTATGGGCATCCAACGATAAGAATAAATCAATTCATGATAGTTCTGCACGCAATGaccaataaaaaagaagaaggtaATTAGAAAGTAGAAAGTGATAGATGCAAAAGAGGGGCATAAAGCTGCAAATCCCTATGTCAAACGAACCCTAGGAAAGtatttcaaatgcaatcaaCTTGGTCACAGATCCAGTGACTGTCCATTTAGAAAAGTAGTTCATATGGTGGAACAAggagaagaagatgatgagaTTTGATGTGATCCAAATGGGGATGATGACGAGTATAAGGATTATGACGATGGCCAAAACAATATGGTGAGAAGAATGATATTGTCTTCATAACAGAAGGATAACACTTAGCGGAATTTGTTATTTCGAACCAGGTGCACTATCACTAACCCTTTATTTAATGTGATTATTGATAGTGGTAGTTGTGAGAGTAATATTAGTAAAGATGTTGTGGAGAGTTTGGGTTTTAAAGCTAAAAAGCACCCCAATCCATACACTATTGGTTGGATTAAGACAGCATAGAAGATTCATATAACATAGCAGTGTACAGTACCTTTTTTTCATTAGTAAATGCAAGGACaaaatatattgtgatatTGTGGATATGGATGCTTGTCACTTGTTATTTGGTAGACCTTAACAATTTGATGTTGTGGCATAACACAATTGGAGAAAAAACACCTACAGATTGGAAAAGGATGGCATAAAGTTTACTTTATTGCCAATAAAAGGAAATGGCACAACCAAAGCTTCTAAAGTGAAGGGGCGAACCTTCTTTACCCTTACTCATTTACGGAATTAGATAGAGGCTACTTTCAAGGAGTCAAAAAAGGTgcatgttttgattttgaagCAAGTGTTGTTAATTGAAAAGGATTAAAAATAGTAAAGCATCTAGAAGTAGTTAATTTGCTATTTGAAGAATTTAGTGACGTGATGCTAGAAAACTTACCTAATGGTTTACCACCTATGAGGGATATTCAGCACCATATTGTTTTGATTCCTGGTGCTAGTCTACCAAACTTGCCTTGTTATAGGATGAGCCTAAAAGAGATCGAGATTCTCAAGGAGAAAGTGGAGGAATTACTGTGTAAAGGACACATCCAAGAGAGCATGAGTCCATGTGCAATTCCCACCTTACTAACACTAAAGAAGGATTGCAGTTGGAGGATGTGTGTGGATAGCTGAGTCATCAACAAGATTACTATTGGATACAAGTTTCCAATTCCTAAGCTAGATGACATGCTTGATAGGTTACATGGGGCTAAGGTGTTCACTAAGATTGATCTTCGTAGTGGATACCACTAGATTCGAATTAGACTTGGGGATGAGTGGAAAACAACTTtcaaaatgaaggaaaaattcTATGAGTGACTCATAATGCCATTTGGGTTTACCAATGCGCCTAATGCCTTTATGCGATTGATGAATCAAGTACTGAAACCTTTTATTGGAAACTTTGTTATggtttattttgatgatatcTTGATTTGTAGCTGATTAAAAGAGGAGCATCTTTTGCATTTGCACTTGTCGTTTTTAGTTTGTCCTTTGAGGCTTCCTTGTCACTTTTAGTTTGGATGAAATGAATGACACGATCTTCACCTACATATATTCCTAAGTGCATTGGGAGCAAGCATCTAGTGAATTTGATGGGTTTAGAAAGAACCTTGTTGAGAATTCATTGATTCCAAATGATGAAGAAGTCATGGCGCTAGTCAACACCGTTGAAGGACGAAGAAGCAAGCATACGGTgtcatttctttatttcttagtAAATGAGTTAAACATATCGAGTCCTGTCGTTTTGatgtttttcctttcatgGCTTAAAAGCCTTTACCTTGTGTCATTTTATTAAGTCAactttactttttgttttagcCGTTGAGCAAACCGTTGTAAGGAATTGAATTCCAAGTTCTGGACTTCTATGCTCAACTCAACTTAgctaattttcctttcttcaatTCTCGTTTCTCAAAGCTGATATACACGGCATTAGTTGTTACTATCACATAtatacaaaatgaaaaagagtgATCGATATTCTCTTTCAGATTgttctcatttttttattcctcttttttgttttttcctctATTTTTACTTCTCATTCTATTTTCTCTACTTTGCTCATATGCTATTGTGAATTcatttggttttctttcatggtatcaaagctttaAATCGATCTTAAGGGGTTGTTATTGCTTTTGGTTCTCATCTATTTCAGATTTC
Proteins encoded in this region:
- the LOC18587319 gene encoding uncharacterized protein LOC18587319; its protein translation is MKRIERLFTHRIDSSRLKTGDHIYAYRFIRLYSHHGIFVGDSRVIHFIQTKSNKGASKDKPLCETCGYQKNVHLGVIKTCLDCFLSRRLFSSKSLHLYQYEEHKFEKLVKMPGTGSTAACFPPETVVEIAEAFHVNNNFGGYDLFGNNCEGFATSCKTGHPISEQITSIKNTPIIGVIAPILTNALDHLKSSS